A section of the Triticum dicoccoides isolate Atlit2015 ecotype Zavitan chromosome 7A, WEW_v2.0, whole genome shotgun sequence genome encodes:
- the LOC119331209 gene encoding proteasome assembly chaperone 3-like isoform X2, producing the protein METPTGPAQAGGRFPVPHRSLSLDIKGNKTDIVISRYEDNFLVIVTQIGCMGTILAAKKDESVFSDPTYNVSVLFGKRDEPLLLACARQLIEHISGSARPLVISLGLKDHSQGTLKDVVSAIVDNRLW; encoded by the exons ATGGAGACGCCGACGGGTCCTGCGCAGGCAGGCGGCCGCTTCCCCGTGCCGCACAGATCCCTCTCCTTGGACATCAAG GGCAACAAGACTGACATTGTCATCAGCAGATACGAGGATAACTTTCTG GTCATCGTGACGCAGATCGGATGCATGGGAACCATATTAGCTGCTAA GAAAGATGAAAGTGTTTTCTCTGATCCAACCTACAATGTATCTGTTCTTTTTGGGAAGAGGGATGAG CCACTCCTGCTAGCTTGTGCACGTCAACTTATCGAGCATATAAG TGGCTCAGCTCGGCCGTTGGTGATCTCTCTTGGTTTGAAAGATCATTCCCAG GGAACATTGAAAGATGTAGTTTCTGCCATTGTTGACAACCGCCTATGGTGA
- the LOC119331209 gene encoding proteasome assembly chaperone 3-like isoform X1, protein METPTGPAQAGGRFPVPHRSLSLDIKGNKTDIVISRYEDNFLVIVTQIGCMGTILAAKKDESVFSDPTYNVSVLFGKRDEPLLLACARQLIEHISGSGSARPLVISLGLKDHSQGTLKDVVSAIVDNRLW, encoded by the exons ATGGAGACGCCGACGGGTCCTGCGCAGGCAGGCGGCCGCTTCCCCGTGCCGCACAGATCCCTCTCCTTGGACATCAAG GGCAACAAGACTGACATTGTCATCAGCAGATACGAGGATAACTTTCTG GTCATCGTGACGCAGATCGGATGCATGGGAACCATATTAGCTGCTAA GAAAGATGAAAGTGTTTTCTCTGATCCAACCTACAATGTATCTGTTCTTTTTGGGAAGAGGGATGAG CCACTCCTGCTAGCTTGTGCACGTCAACTTATCGAGCATATAAG TGGTAGTGGCTCAGCTCGGCCGTTGGTGATCTCTCTTGGTTTGAAAGATCATTCCCAG GGAACATTGAAAGATGTAGTTTCTGCCATTGTTGACAACCGCCTATGGTGA